A genomic segment from uncultured Desulfuromonas sp. encodes:
- a CDS encoding OmpA family protein produces the protein MKKWCWAVLVSCLIPASLMAAQANQSSQSGRFFVNPMVGIIDMESSSYDPEANFSLGGGYNYNANLSSEILATYAEDKSGPDSDVYSISIGAVYHLIPEESLVPYLVAGLGLLTVDEEGDDNDHHGQLNYGAGLKYFLNDDFALNTEIRHMLATSGEPNNLLASAGLVYYFGGEKPLPVLSAPLDGDGDGVFDDDDRCPGTPAGVAVDAKGCPLDTDGDGVYDYLDQCPGTAKGVAVDAVGCHLPVDSDGDGVYDDVDRCPNTPKGAHVDEFGCQLILTLLIEFDTDKAAIRPQHMDDMAKAAAFIKKYPGEQILISGHTDSDGSDAYNQRLSQKRADAVKAYLINNYALDGVNLTSKGFGESQPIADNATAAGKQKNRRVELSLFNN, from the coding sequence ATGAAAAAATGGTGTTGGGCCGTTCTAGTGTCTTGTCTGATCCCTGCCAGCCTTATGGCAGCTCAAGCCAATCAGTCATCCCAATCCGGTCGATTCTTCGTTAATCCAATGGTCGGTATCATTGACATGGAAAGCAGCAGCTACGATCCTGAGGCCAATTTCTCCCTTGGTGGTGGCTATAACTATAATGCCAATCTCAGTAGTGAGATTCTCGCGACGTACGCTGAAGACAAAAGCGGTCCTGACAGCGATGTCTACAGCATCTCTATTGGGGCTGTTTACCACCTTATCCCTGAAGAAAGCCTGGTTCCCTACCTGGTGGCAGGGTTGGGTCTGCTGACCGTTGATGAGGAGGGCGACGACAACGACCACCACGGCCAACTCAATTATGGGGCCGGGTTGAAATACTTCCTCAATGACGACTTTGCCTTGAATACTGAAATTCGTCACATGCTGGCAACCAGCGGTGAACCCAACAATCTTCTGGCAAGCGCCGGACTGGTCTATTACTTTGGCGGCGAAAAGCCCCTGCCAGTGCTTTCTGCACCACTGGACGGTGATGGTGACGGCGTGTTTGACGACGATGACCGTTGTCCCGGAACTCCGGCAGGTGTTGCCGTGGATGCCAAAGGCTGTCCTCTTGATACGGATGGTGACGGCGTTTACGACTATCTCGACCAATGCCCAGGCACCGCCAAAGGTGTGGCCGTTGACGCTGTCGGCTGTCATCTTCCGGTGGATAGTGATGGTGACGGTGTTTATGATGATGTTGATCGCTGCCCCAATACGCCAAAAGGTGCCCATGTCGATGAATTCGGCTGCCAGCTGATACTCACCCTGCTGATCGAATTCGACACCGACAAAGCCGCAATACGCCCCCAGCACATGGATGATATGGCCAAAGCTGCAGCCTTCATCAAAAAATATCCGGGCGAACAAATCCTGATTTCCGGCCATACGGACAGTGACGGCAGCGACGCATACAACCAACGCCTGTCTCAAAAACGTGCTGATGCGGTTAAAGCGTATCTGATCAATAACTATGCTCTTGACGGCGTAAACCTGACCAGCAAGGGTTTTGGTGAAAGCCAGCCAATTGCCGACAACGCCACCGCTGCCGGTAAACAAAAAAACCGCCGTGTTGAGTTAAGCCTGTTCAACAACTGA
- a CDS encoding rhomboid family intramembrane serine protease — translation MDWKRFFDGLGMNGTRWQWRIMKWQRQWQQAKRGERLTSMEFSVSQVLLLINLVLFCVMVLRGMTSGAGISALLHPSSELLVISGGQWWPLVVQNGEWWRCLTYAYTHAGIIHIGFNMMVLYQVGPMLEQEIGPSSFLSLYTLTALAATGLGYFWHPMAIVIGASGALFGMIGFSITYFHRMGGNNALARRDFMIRWAVFAFIFGFVVGADNAAHLGGAVSGAIIGLVFPIAVRTRRTLAPITNALSAFSLVATVASLAFLVFSWF, via the coding sequence GTGGATTGGAAACGTTTTTTCGATGGCCTGGGTATGAACGGAACCCGTTGGCAATGGCGTATCATGAAATGGCAACGCCAGTGGCAACAGGCCAAGCGCGGAGAACGCCTCACCAGCATGGAATTTTCCGTGTCTCAAGTTCTGTTATTGATCAACCTGGTGTTGTTCTGCGTCATGGTGTTGCGAGGGATGACCAGTGGTGCTGGCATTTCAGCACTGTTACACCCCAGCTCTGAGCTGCTGGTCATCTCCGGTGGCCAATGGTGGCCGCTGGTCGTACAAAACGGAGAATGGTGGCGGTGCCTCACTTATGCCTATACCCATGCCGGGATCATCCACATCGGCTTTAACATGATGGTGCTGTATCAGGTGGGCCCGATGCTCGAGCAGGAAATCGGACCTAGCAGTTTTCTCTCCCTTTACACCCTGACCGCACTGGCCGCCACCGGTCTAGGTTATTTCTGGCACCCCATGGCGATTGTTATCGGTGCCTCCGGGGCCCTGTTCGGCATGATCGGTTTTTCGATCACCTATTTTCATCGTATGGGTGGCAACAATGCTCTGGCACGACGCGACTTTATGATCCGCTGGGCTGTTTTTGCCTTCATCTTTGGCTTTGTGGTTGGAGCCGACAACGCCGCCCACCTTGGGGGCGCAGTCAGTGGCGCGATCATCGGTCTGGTTTTCCCCATTGCCGTTCGCACACGTCGCACCCTGGCAC
- a CDS encoding HIT family protein: MTEKFTLNQQLAEDCIVLGSFGNSLLLLLNNSLVPWFILVPQTKACEIHDMPQEEQQQLFAEMMALSRFVDNEFKPDKVNTGAIGNLVRQLHIHIIARYEDDYCWPQVVWGREEKKLYSQKEIDRIVTRLTSRLQQWFVAETTADQ; this comes from the coding sequence ATGACCGAAAAATTCACTCTTAATCAACAATTGGCAGAGGATTGCATCGTGCTTGGCTCATTTGGCAACAGCCTGCTCCTTCTGCTCAACAACTCTCTGGTTCCCTGGTTTATTCTGGTGCCACAGACAAAAGCCTGCGAAATCCACGATATGCCGCAGGAGGAACAACAGCAACTGTTTGCTGAAATGATGGCGTTATCACGCTTTGTCGATAATGAATTCAAACCGGACAAAGTCAATACCGGTGCCATCGGAAATCTGGTTCGCCAGCTACACATTCATATTATTGCCCGCTATGAAGATGATTATTGCTGGCCTCAGGTGGTATGGGGACGTGAAGAGAAAAAACTCTATTCCCAAAAGGAGATTGATCGGATCGTGACCCGTCTGACATCGCGATTACAGCAATGGTTTGTCGCTGAAACGACTGCAGACCAGTAA
- a CDS encoding NAD-dependent succinate-semialdehyde dehydrogenase: MALESLNPATGELLETFEEWSDEQVTSTIEAVHSAYLNWRTTSFAERKPLMLKAADVLRQRKDEFATMMAVEMGKPVVEGRGEVEKCAVVCEYYAENAEQMLAPEPIESDASRSYVAFRPQGIVLAVMPWNFPFWQVFRFAAPALMAGNVGVLKHASNVPRCALAIEQVFDEAGFPADVFRTLMIGSRKVAQVIEHPYVVATTLTGSDIAGRKVAEKSGAMLKKSVMELGGSDPFIVLNDADLDMAACVATTARCINSGQSCIAAKRFIVEDGVYDAFLEKFTANMAALKVGDPCDDSTQIGPQAREDLMRELHGQVEASVAKGAKVALGGVPGEAAFYPPTILTEVSKGMPAYSEEFFGPVAIVIRVKDADEALFVANDTEFGLGGSVWTNDIEKGERIAGEIRSGAVFVNGMTKSDPRLPFGGVGISGFGRELSHYGIKEFVNIQTVWIK; encoded by the coding sequence ATGGCACTGGAATCATTGAATCCGGCAACTGGAGAACTGCTGGAAACCTTTGAAGAGTGGTCGGATGAGCAGGTTACGTCAACCATTGAAGCGGTACACAGCGCTTATTTGAACTGGCGGACCACATCGTTTGCTGAACGCAAACCTCTAATGCTCAAGGCTGCTGATGTGTTGCGTCAACGTAAAGATGAGTTTGCTACCATGATGGCTGTTGAGATGGGTAAGCCGGTGGTTGAAGGCCGTGGGGAAGTTGAGAAGTGCGCGGTGGTCTGTGAATATTATGCGGAAAATGCCGAGCAGATGCTGGCTCCTGAGCCTATTGAAAGCGATGCCAGCCGTTCTTATGTCGCGTTTCGACCGCAGGGAATCGTGTTGGCGGTCATGCCGTGGAATTTTCCTTTCTGGCAGGTGTTCCGTTTTGCTGCTCCAGCCTTGATGGCTGGCAACGTAGGGGTGCTTAAACATGCGTCCAATGTGCCGCGCTGCGCGTTGGCCATTGAACAGGTGTTTGACGAGGCGGGCTTTCCGGCAGATGTTTTTCGCACCCTGATGATTGGGTCACGTAAGGTGGCACAGGTGATCGAGCATCCTTATGTGGTGGCGACCACCCTGACCGGCAGTGATATCGCCGGGCGTAAAGTGGCTGAGAAATCTGGTGCCATGCTGAAAAAATCAGTCATGGAGTTGGGTGGTAGTGATCCGTTCATCGTGTTGAACGACGCGGATCTCGATATGGCTGCCTGTGTGGCAACGACGGCACGCTGCATCAACTCGGGACAGAGCTGCATTGCTGCTAAGCGTTTTATTGTTGAAGACGGTGTGTATGATGCGTTCCTGGAAAAATTCACCGCCAATATGGCAGCATTGAAGGTGGGTGATCCCTGTGATGACTCGACCCAGATTGGCCCGCAAGCGCGTGAGGATTTGATGCGTGAACTTCATGGTCAGGTAGAAGCTTCCGTTGCTAAAGGAGCGAAAGTGGCCCTTGGCGGTGTTCCCGGTGAAGCGGCATTTTATCCGCCAACCATTCTGACTGAAGTGTCTAAGGGAATGCCTGCTTACAGTGAAGAATTTTTTGGACCGGTGGCGATTGTTATTCGCGTTAAAGATGCAGATGAGGCATTATTCGTCGCCAATGATACCGAATTTGGTCTGGGCGGTTCTGTGTGGACGAACGATATTGAAAAAGGTGAGCGAATCGCCGGAGAAATTCGTTCCGGGGCCGTGTTTGTCAACGGTATGACCAAAAGCGATCCGCGTTTGCCTTTTGGTGGGGTTGGTATCTCCGGTTTTGGTCGTGAGTTATCTCATTACGGCATCAAGGAGTTTGTTAATATCCAGACCGTATGGATTAAATAG